The Euphorbia lathyris chromosome 2, ddEupLath1.1, whole genome shotgun sequence genome includes a window with the following:
- the LOC136218749 gene encoding late embryogenesis abundant protein At3g53040, producing MDVPTTDVELVPEKEIIEDGKEGGPAFHCDLYDTELVHKVAQVFLPGLGAACVDNTTGGIFRSPASVAVELRKEMIEYITMRSESFVAESVILEGDPNTEVSDHPYDIISDFVDDFASSKRNFFSRVSGWVLSEKREDKIDDFVQEMETNGFWLTDRRETIGQNLVKNVDFKNTCHCDKKFNTAEELAEHGNICDFRSINCPHEGCNIVYCARHMEKHDSICPFKIIQCEQNCSESIMRRLMDRHCITVCPMKLVNCPFYGVGCQSSVPRCMIQQHCSDELQLHLTYALKNIHKGATDGDLQNRANQIVELSSGQLQGTRDAKSLTLRVKDLDAKLGPLEITIAETALEESSEPANDSTEKSNEPANDNTERSTERAIDNVEKISERSIDNVEKISEHAIDNADKSTEPANDNANKSIEPASDNAQKSTERSIDNAIKFSEPATDNADKSTEPASDNADKSTEPASDNVDNSTEPASDKADKSTELAIDKADKSTERAIENADKSTEPAIDNADKSIEPASDNADKSTERAIDNADKSTEPASDYADKFSERAIDDADKSTEPASDNTDKFTEPASDNSNKSTEGAIDNADKSTEHTNDNADKFTEPASDNADKSTERAIDNVDKFTEPASDNVENSTKNASDNADISTEPTSDNADRSSEPTSDYAAKSAEAASDNADRPTEPAIDKADRSTEPSEDRSSASEKPTSAPNKVIEESVETSNLAGQGSEEAKLQAST from the exons ATGGATGTTCCCACAACTGACGTAGAACTTGTCCCAGAAAAAGAGATAATTGAGGATGGAAAAGAGGGAGGCCCTGCATTTCATTGTGATCTTTATGATACAGAACTAGTTCATAAAGTAGCACAAGTTTTTCTCCCTGGATTGGGAGCAGCTTGTGTTGACAACACAACAGGTGGTATATTTAGGTCTCCTGCTTCGGTTGCTGTTGAATTGAGGAAAGAAATGATTGAATATATCACCATGCGAAGTGAAAGTTTTGTTGCTGAATCAGTCATCTTGGAAGGTGATCCAAATACAGAGGTATCTGATCATCCATATGATATTATATCTGATTTTGTCGATGATTTTGCAAGTTCAAAGAGGAATTTTTTTAGTCGGGTTTCAGGATGGGTATTGAGTGAAAAGAGAGAAGACAAGATAGATGATTTTGTTCAAGAGATGGAAACAAATGGATTTTGGTTGACGGATAGGAGAGAAACAATTGGCCAGAATTTGGTCAAGAATGTTGACTTCAAGAACACGTGTCATTGTGACAAAAAGTTCAATACTGCTGAAGAGCTAGCTGAGCATGGTAATATCTGCGATTTTAGGTCAATAAATTGTCCACATGAGGGGTGTAACATTGTCTATTGTGCAAGGCATATGGAGAAGCATGATTCAATTTGTCCTTTTAAGATAATCCAATGTGAGCAAAACTGTTCAGAAAGTATCATGAGACGTCTAATGGACAGACATTGCATAACTGTCTGTCCAATGAAGCTTGTGAATTGTCCTTTCTATGGCGTTGGTTGCCAATCCTCCGTACCTAGGTGTATGATTCAGCAACATTGTTCAGATGAACTTCAGCTGCACTTGACATATGCTCTTAAAAATATTCACAAGGGAGCTACTGATGGGGATCTCCAGAATCGAGCGAATCAGATAGTGGAG TTATCATCCGGTCAGCTACAAGGAACTAGAGATGCAAAGTCTCTAACCCTCAGAGTCAAGGACCTTGATGCAAAGCTCGGACCGTTGGAAATTACTATCGCAGAAACGGCACTTGAAGAATCCAGTGAACCTGCAAATGACAGTACTGAAAAATCAAATGAACctgcaaatgacaacactgaaaGATCCACTGAACGTGCTATTGACAATGTCGAAAAAATTAGTGAACGTTCAATTGACAATGTCGAAAAAATTAGTGAACATGCAATTGACAATGCCGACAAGTCCACTGAACCGGCAAATGACAATGCCAATAAGTCCATTGAACCTGCAAGTGACAATGCCCAAAAATCTACTGAACGTTCAATTGACAATGCCATCAAATTTAGTGAACCTGCAACTGACAATGCCGACAAATCCACAGAACCTGCTAGTGACAATGCCGACAAATCCACTGAACCTGCAAGTGACAATGTCGACAATTCCACTGAACCTGCAAGTGACAAGGCTGACAAATCTACTGAACTTGCAATTGACAAAGCCGACAAATCCACTGAGCGTGCAATTGAGAATGCTGACAAATCCACTGAACCTGCAATTGACAATGCCGACAAGTCCATTGAACCTGCAAGTGACAATGCCGACAAATCCACTGAACGTGCAATTGACAATGCCGACAAATCCACTGAACCTGCAAGTGACTATGCCGACAAATTTAGTGAACGTGCAATTGATGATGCCGACAAGTCCACTGAACCTGCAAGTGACAACACCGACAAGTTCACTGAACCTGCAAGCGACAATTCCAACAAATCTACTGAAGGTGCAATTGACAATGCTGACAAGTCCACTGAACACACGAATGACAATGCTGACAAGTTTACTGAACCTGCAAGTGACAATGCCGACAAATCTACTGAGCGTGCAATTGACAATGTCGACAAATTTACTGAACCTGCAAGTGATAATGTCGAAAATTCCACTAAAAATGCAAGTGACAATGCCGATATATCCACTGAACCCACAAGTGACAATGCCGATAGATCCAGTGAACCCACAAGCGACTATGCTGCCAAGTCTGCTGAAGCTGCAAGTGACAATGCCGACAGGCCCACTGAACCTGCAATTGACAAAGCCGACAGATCCACTGAACCATCTGAGGACAGAAGTAGTGCATCTGAAAAGCCTACGAGTGCTCCAAACAAGGTTATCGAAGAGTCAGTTGAGACTTCAAATTTAGCTGGTCAAGGTTCAGAGGAAGCTAAGCTCCAAGCATCAACCTAA